In Treponema primitia ZAS-2, a genomic segment contains:
- a CDS encoding GntR family transcriptional regulator, translating to MRSGSVQDSVYANLRKNIVTLNLAPGTGISEKEIALLYKVSRTPVRETFIHLANEGLLQIVPQKETMISRIDFSRVEQEFFLRENLEMAVLEPFISKSKAEHFTALEQLIRMQKNAFTDGDTIAFMEFDDAFHHTFFSAAAQELSWKVLEQMSGHYYRVRLLAIRLKGIAEGVVGQHKKLLGTLKKKDLSGARDLLKLHLHKLGNEEKLLEKEFPDYFITKDSGDAFDVDFGGFSMPGKRSRE from the coding sequence ATGAGATCCGGTAGCGTTCAGGATTCGGTCTACGCAAATCTCCGCAAAAACATCGTTACCCTGAATTTGGCCCCCGGTACCGGGATCAGCGAGAAGGAAATAGCTCTCCTGTATAAGGTCAGCCGTACCCCGGTACGGGAGACCTTTATCCATCTGGCCAATGAGGGGCTGTTGCAGATCGTTCCTCAAAAAGAGACCATGATATCCAGAATTGACTTTTCTCGGGTGGAACAGGAATTTTTTTTGCGGGAAAACCTGGAGATGGCGGTTTTGGAGCCCTTTATCAGCAAATCAAAGGCGGAGCATTTTACCGCCCTGGAACAGTTGATCAGGATGCAGAAAAATGCCTTTACCGATGGCGATACCATTGCCTTTATGGAGTTTGACGATGCATTTCACCATACCTTTTTCAGCGCCGCAGCTCAGGAGCTGAGCTGGAAGGTGCTGGAACAGATGAGCGGCCATTATTACCGGGTACGCCTTTTGGCTATACGGCTCAAGGGTATAGCCGAGGGGGTGGTGGGGCAGCATAAAAAGCTTCTAGGGACATTAAAAAAGAAGGACCTTAGCGGCGCCAGGGATCTTCTTAAGCTGCACCTGCACAAACTGGGGAATGAGGAAAAGCTGCTGGAGAAAGAATTCCCCGATTATTTTATCACCAAAGATAGTGGGGACGCTTTTGATGTTGATTTTGGCGGGTTTTCCATGCCGGGAAAAAGGTCCCGGGAATGA
- the dctP gene encoding TRAP transporter substrate-binding protein DctP, which translates to MKIVKVSLFALLAMVLAIGGVFAGGGQQGGTSGGKVAVTFAGTEGATSGQSRMMQEVADTLNATGRFDVKVYVAGALPGDTDNLVTQARLGVNLVVPSDPGRLASQFNIPDLNILMAPYVLTDYKLLEKLPQTALYKGWQAELEKQGLVLIADMFNGFRSFYTIKPVSKVADLSGLRLRGFGNAIGQALAKYLGYAQTTVNATDIYAGVQSKTLDGCEIQASTADSYRLYEVTPYLALTKHYMLQSSFVCGKALLDGMPAADRELFVKTVYDAAAKYSAIIAQEEQGYYDGFKTKGITVTEVDLAEFQKAIDPLYTNNDLKLTTGLKETLFRELGL; encoded by the coding sequence ATGAAAATTGTAAAAGTATCGTTGTTTGCGCTTCTGGCGATGGTTTTGGCCATTGGCGGAGTATTTGCAGGCGGCGGCCAGCAAGGCGGCACTTCCGGGGGAAAGGTTGCGGTTACCTTTGCGGGGACCGAAGGTGCCACCAGCGGACAGAGCCGGATGATGCAGGAAGTGGCGGACACCCTAAACGCCACGGGCCGTTTCGATGTTAAAGTCTATGTAGCGGGGGCCCTCCCCGGGGACACGGACAACCTAGTAACCCAAGCGCGGCTTGGGGTAAACCTTGTGGTACCTTCGGATCCCGGACGGCTGGCAAGCCAGTTTAACATTCCGGACCTCAATATTCTCATGGCCCCCTATGTGCTTACGGATTATAAACTTCTGGAAAAACTCCCCCAGACCGCTCTGTATAAAGGATGGCAGGCGGAGTTAGAGAAACAGGGACTTGTACTCATTGCCGATATGTTCAATGGCTTCCGGAGCTTCTATACCATTAAACCGGTTAGCAAGGTGGCGGACCTCTCGGGGCTCAGGCTTCGGGGCTTCGGTAATGCCATAGGCCAGGCTCTAGCCAAGTATTTGGGCTATGCCCAGACCACGGTGAACGCCACGGATATTTATGCCGGGGTGCAGTCCAAGACCTTGGATGGCTGCGAGATCCAGGCTTCTACCGCCGACAGTTACCGTCTCTATGAGGTTACTCCCTATCTGGCCCTTACCAAGCACTACATGCTTCAGAGCAGTTTTGTCTGTGGAAAAGCCCTGCTTGACGGCATGCCTGCTGCAGACCGGGAACTCTTTGTCAAAACCGTCTATGACGCTGCGGCGAAGTATTCGGCCATCATAGCCCAGGAAGAACAGGGGTATTATGACGGATTCAAAACCAAGGGCATTACGGTTACCGAAGTTGACCTGGCGGAATTCCAGAAAGCCATCGATCCCCTCTATACCAATAACGATCTTAAATTGACTACAGGCCTTAAAGAAACTCTGTTCAGGGAACTGGGTCTGTAA
- a CDS encoding TRAP transporter small permease: MRALYRSLCKAETVLCGVGFIGLVFLVFLSAILRFFRVSMAWNIDAAMLLLAWTAFLGADIAYRSGQLLGIDLVTRNLPKTMQKICEIFLFLIILFALTVIVFFGIRLAAAEWIRRYQSMPIPYSLVTLSIVVAAASMILSTILKIKRCILSFNKDDAEKPAGQAGLT, from the coding sequence ATGCGTGCATTATACCGGTCTCTTTGTAAAGCCGAGACAGTCCTCTGCGGGGTGGGGTTTATTGGCTTGGTTTTCCTGGTCTTTCTGTCTGCCATTCTGCGTTTCTTCCGGGTTTCCATGGCTTGGAATATTGATGCGGCCATGCTCCTTTTGGCTTGGACCGCCTTTCTGGGTGCCGATATTGCCTACCGTTCAGGACAACTGCTGGGTATAGATTTGGTGACCCGTAATCTGCCGAAAACAATGCAGAAAATCTGTGAGATTTTTCTGTTTCTCATTATCCTGTTTGCCCTGACTGTCATTGTTTTCTTTGGAATCAGGCTAGCCGCAGCGGAGTGGATCCGGCGTTACCAATCCATGCCCATCCCCTATTCACTGGTAACCCTGAGCATCGTCGTTGCTGCAGCTTCCATGATCCTTTCTACAATTCTCAAGATCAAGCGGTGTATTCTCAGCTTTAATAAAGATGATGCGGAAAAACCGGCCGGCCAAGCCGGTCTAACCTGA
- a CDS encoding TRAP transporter large permease, translating to MSFLLLCFVLFLVLGMPIAFVIGIAGLAYFTVTPVLPFEIVVQQIVSQSQSFAFLAVPFFIFAGNLMNVSGITDRLLGLARLLTRRMYGGTAQISVVMSTLMGGVSGSATADAAMETRILAPEMMRLGYNKGYICAVNCITALITATIPPSLGLIIFGFVGEVSIGRLFAAGIIPGILMMCFLMATTSITSRIKKYDPPKTDAPKLSTTELLANLKDSVWALLFPVILIVGIRFGLFTASESGAFAVVYAIIIGKFVYKELTWEKFKGALFTTLKDNGAIMLIIAMSGPFSYAITWVQLPIAMSNLIFGITDNPQLLTLIMLGFLFISGMFVDSNVNFLLLTPIFLPMVTKVGMDPVHFGVLMATMVTLGVMTPPIGSALYTVCGIIGCPPEEYSKEALPFLLAVMLELAILVFLPQVVLWIPNMIFGIAR from the coding sequence ATGTCATTCCTACTGCTCTGTTTTGTTCTTTTCCTTGTTTTGGGTATGCCCATTGCCTTTGTCATCGGTATCGCAGGGTTGGCTTATTTTACTGTGACCCCCGTATTGCCCTTTGAGATTGTAGTCCAGCAGATCGTTTCTCAAAGTCAATCCTTTGCGTTTCTGGCGGTGCCTTTTTTTATTTTCGCAGGTAATCTAATGAATGTGTCGGGCATCACGGACCGCCTCCTGGGGCTGGCCCGGCTTTTGACCCGGCGCATGTACGGCGGCACAGCACAGATAAGCGTAGTGATGAGTACCCTTATGGGGGGGGTGTCCGGCTCCGCCACTGCGGATGCCGCCATGGAAACCCGGATCCTCGCCCCGGAAATGATGCGCCTGGGGTACAACAAGGGGTATATCTGCGCGGTAAACTGCATCACCGCCTTAATCACCGCCACCATACCGCCGAGCCTGGGGCTGATCATCTTCGGCTTTGTGGGTGAAGTTTCTATAGGCCGGCTTTTTGCGGCGGGGATCATTCCCGGCATTCTCATGATGTGCTTCCTCATGGCCACCACCTCAATTACCTCCCGAATTAAAAAGTACGATCCTCCAAAGACGGATGCCCCCAAGCTCTCCACAACGGAACTACTGGCCAACCTTAAGGATTCTGTCTGGGCCCTGCTTTTTCCGGTGATCCTGATCGTCGGCATCCGCTTCGGTCTCTTTACGGCCTCCGAATCCGGTGCTTTCGCAGTGGTCTACGCTATCATCATCGGAAAGTTTGTCTACAAGGAACTTACCTGGGAAAAGTTCAAGGGCGCTCTCTTCACCACCCTTAAGGATAACGGGGCGATCATGCTTATTATTGCCATGTCCGGCCCCTTCAGCTATGCCATAACCTGGGTACAGCTGCCCATCGCCATGAGCAACCTGATCTTCGGTATCACCGATAATCCCCAGCTCCTCACCCTGATCATGCTGGGCTTCCTCTTTATCTCCGGGATGTTCGTGGACAGTAACGTTAACTTCCTGCTCCTGACCCCCATATTCCTCCCCATGGTTACAAAGGTGGGGATGGACCCGGTACACTTTGGGGTGCTTATGGCGACCATGGTTACCCTGGGGGTTATGACACCCCCCATTGGCTCGGCCCTCTATACGGTCTGCGGCATCATAGGCTGTCCGCCCGAGGAATATTCCAAGGAGGCCCTTCCTTTCCTCCTTGCAGTGATGTTGGAACTGGCTATTCTGGTATTCCTTCCCCAGGTAGTTCTCTGGATACCAAATATGATATTTGGGATAGCACGATAA